The genomic stretch ttcaaattaaatcaATTCTAAGTCTTAAAATCCAAAATCATTCTTTTCAATCAAATGGTTCAGATTTCTTCGGATTCTCAACAATTTTACGAGAAAACCTGGAAGCCGAACCGTGCGGATCGTGGACAAGATCGGAATACTCAATTACCTCGCTCGTCGACGACGTCGAGAGAGCAGTGGACGATGTGGTGGAGCTTGAGGGCGTCGTCTGCCTCGGTGAAGCTCTGTATGTAAAGCGGGTTGTTCTGTCAAAAACAACATCAATCATGAGATTTATGATTGGATACACGAGGAGGACAAGTAAATAGGGAGATCAGAGAGGAGAAATGGAGGGCGGGTGCACCTGGTGACCGACGACGGCGACGCAGACGATCATCTTCTCCGGCATGCGTAAAGTGTGGCCTAGTTTTCCGCTGGAGAAAATGGAAAGTGTTTCCTGGCCTTTGTAGTAGGCCTTGTGATGGCCCTGCAGGCCCAAACAATTCCATCACTACGTCGTCGTCTTGCCAGCACAAatgtttgtacaattttttaaattctaataattgatttcaattaattagttaaatttTTCTTATCCAAACAAACTTTTCTTTGGAATTGGGTTGAGAAAATTTTTCCcactcaatttattaaattggagtatatatatatatatatatatatatatatatcacatttgagtaatgctagattttttttttaaaaaaaaaaacaattattgatttaaaaattaattggcaTTGATATAGTTAGCATTGTgtgataaaatataatttatagcattactcattaaatTGTTATGAAGTAATactatatataacattttttatcCCACAGCCGTAGCTAAAACCAAAGTTTTGAGCTTGCCGGGAGGGAGGGGGcaacaataatgaaaataaaagagggagtttaaaatatatatatatatatatatatatatatatatatagtaaaaaattttaaatgggctttaaataaattttttttttttttactacttaaaatattttttctaagtAATTGGTGGGGGGCAGGGCCTACCACGGTCCCCCTAATTCCGTCACTGCCCACAACTATCTCATAATGTTAATGTAATAGTTACaaccaacttttaaaatttttatttttaaaaacaatgactaatttaatAGTTCGTTGGGACTGTCAAATCACtattatgaaataatttattaaaaaaattatttgattcaatttatagaaaaatttattttaattcaataatataataatttaataagtaACATTACttgttaaataatattatacGAGATGAGGTACCTGAAAGTGAAACCTTgacattttacttcattttttatggAGTTTGTGAAACTCttctgtttctctttcttttaatttatttgaaaaaataaaaagtaatacaATTTTCTATATCTATCTACTCTACTGAATCAATTGCAAAGACCTTTTAGTGTCAcctcttacaaaaaaatattggcTAAAGAGTACTCCTATCTTAATATTCTCTTGAGCCAAGGCTTAAACGTTATATTTTAAGCTAATCATTgtgattaaaaaatatttcttcacTCTCTCTAAATAGGATTTTCAGTGATCAAGATGTgaatagattatatatatatatatagactttattttttactaattcAAGCTAAAGGAGTACTCAtatcttaattttatattaagaatATCTGTTTggatttgcgattttaaaacgttatttaaatcgcaatttttaaaaacatagttaaatgtttaataaaattacaatatggcttttaaaatcacacacacacacatcattACCTGCAATTtgaaagtgtaattttttctactttttcaaacttcgatttttaaaaaacgcatcTCTAAATGATATATTGtttgcaatttggtttaaaatcgtacttatagCAACGAAAATTGTACTCCCAAATGCACACCATATTTTAGATTAacaatcattatatatataatccactCTCTTGAAATAAGATTTTAAGTGATCAAGGtgtatatattttgtaaattatGGGTTGCTGTCTCACGGTTGAGACTACTGTAACCAATTTAGTGTTGGTACCTCTCTCTTCTACAATCCCTTATTCGGACTCTAACATTGCTTCTATTACTTCAGCCTTCTTTAGGTGGTTGTTGTTCCCAAATGGGGGTTCAGATAGGTTCACCTTAATCTATTCCACTTTTGCTTCTGTTGCCACTATTTGCGTCCCTATGGACTGGGACACCTGTTTCATGTTTGTCCAATTTCCTACTGTTTGTTTGTAACTTCACACTGTTGTTTCGTTTTAGATATATTGTTGGGGAACCCAcccatttttagtttttggtagtttaggatCTCCCACTCTCTTTTCCTTTCAGATCAAGAGTTGTAAATATCATCCCTTGTAACCACTTCCCcgtttttaattagaaaaaaaaaatgtatatataatatgttaaagaaaaaagagatttaTAGACTTTATTTTCGActaattcaattaaattatagTTGTAATGAATACTTACTTTAGCTTATCAGTTAAATgatcacttatctcaaaaagcttaagctagtagaaaaatagtgaatttattaACTAAATTAGGACTCCAATACTCTTGTTCACCTATCACCTATGAGCTCAAATAAGTGATGCTCAatatattaaggaaaaattacagtttacccccctaaagttgacagcatttttcaattcgaacaccaaagtttcaatttttgcaattcaccctcacaaagttccaattgttttcaattcgaccaatattatcccaaaattctcatattgcccataatttttattttatatatatatataaataaaaaaaataaaataaaaaaacaaagttggGGGGTGCAAAAATAGCCGGATGGCCaaaggccaatttttttttttaattttttataaaaaataaaaaaaaataaaaaattatgggcaatatgggaagttttggatacaattggtcatattgcaaaaatttgaaactttgaaggggtggattgtaaaaattgaaactttggtgttcgaattgaaaaacgctgtcaactttgggaaggtaaactgtaattttttcatatattaaatatttaactaaaataagagCAAATTATAGAGTAAGCGTTTGAACTTATAATTAGGTTATGGAGTGAGGTTTTGCACTCATGACATTTACCAAATTAaatgatcacttatttttttttttaaaaaaaaaaaattgataaaaattagtaaatttaatcatttaatcaatatttttaatgttctttatCCCTCATTAACCATATAATATAGTTATTGCTTTATAAtacttttttaattgaatattttaacTGAATTGTATCATATTCATATCCTACATTCCTACCCCTAAATGTCTTTAGAACTATTGACTccattaaaagaaaatgttaaatttgtAGTGAGAAGATTGAACTTTGTTTGATTCCATTCAAGCAGTCTCTACATGGAAGATAATCAGGCCCTCATATCACGTATTATCCTCACAAGGAAGCTTAATCAACATAGCTCTTAGAATCTTCTCCACGTGGAAACTATGCACCCGTATAGTCATTAATGCGATTTATATGGTAAATCACGCCCTATAAGAAAATTTACATCTCATTGGTATCTAAGTTACCATATTGGATGAGGAGCCTCTCTTGTTCACCCCTAGGGACAGATTATTCATATTCTTTCCTATCTCATGTTCTCTTTTAGTTTTCTAAGAgaatttttatagatttaagCATCAGAGTGTTTTTAGTCTTTCTTGAAACCTGGTGgacttttagttttgttattttttcttttttgcaggAGATTCATTGCATGTCCGACCATATAAGAATTTGCTtaaacaaactatttttttatttttttttaataatcgtATTCGAAATGTATACTCGTTTGAAGTTAAGAACCTTAATCCCATTCAAATTGAATCAATTAGTTAGATGTGAAGaagttaataatttaattctaaaaaaataaaaaaagaattattagtaacaatttttttaaaagtcttGCAATGTTAAAGAAGGCAACCTTTCCTTGTCCCTTCAAAACTCCACCTATCAAGTCTCCCATGACCCAAGAAAGCATATCCATTTCTTTGCTTAAACTATAAACCTTCTCGATCATTTCTCAAGCAAAAACAAACACCAATTTTGGCTTCCAACCTCATTacttaaaccaaacaaattcaACAAAATCCAATTTAAAATCCACCAGTAATTCCCTACCGGTCCAGTCCCCACATCCAACGGTGGTGATGGCTCACCACCACTGTACGGTCCTGTGTCATATGTCCTAAACTCAAGGGTAGTTATCGTCATTTCTTACCCACCATGGCCCCACATATATAAGCGCAAACAATTCGACATTTTTCCGAATTACCGTTCTGTCCCTTCGTCCTCTTCCACAATCCCTCTCTCATATTCGCATTATATTCTCTTAACAGGCCTCTTCGTTTAAAAAACGACAACGTATTCTCcccttctttctccttcttcgTCTTCGTCTTCGTCCTCCGCAATCTCTCGGAGTTCAAATTCTCCGATTCCAACAGGTAATCTTCTAGAAGATCTTGAATCCAGATATCAGGTCGTCTTAAAGCTCAACAATtgctgttttctttctttcgttgtaaatttaatttcagctttttttttttttttggtttaaatgtttttattttacgtGGATTTGAGCTGGTACAGGTGGATTTTTGGTTGGATGATTGGTTCGCTTGCTAGATTTTGAGCTACACCAGGGCTCTTGTAGCTGgattaaaaagaattttttatttttatttttattttttggttttttttttatattgattgtaTTATGTTGTATCTGATTCGACTGTTTGGTTTGTGATCAATTTTGGTTATCAATATTGTGAATGCATGGGGTTTACTGGGGATCTTGATTACGTGGTTGTGTGGTGGAGTGGCATGAATCTGATAAGATTGTGGCTTTTTATTATGTGGTGGATGAAAAACTATGTGTTTTGGTTTAGTGGCTTTGACATTTAGCTCTGGTTTTTGTTGTAAATTTAAATGTGGAGATAAGTGGTTGATAGTGAATGCATAGGTGTTCTTatggtaaaaagaaaagaaaagaaaactgcGGTATCTCTAGGAGTTGATAGTTGACagaagggattttttttttttggttcgtTCTTTAAGATTGCCCATTAAGTAATAGGTAAAGCTCTCATTATGCTTAGAGCCTAGAGGTGAAGGGAAATTAATTGATATTTAGATTCCTTAATTGCAATAGCTTATTTTCCATTGAATGCCTCTGATTTTGCTGGGTGTTTTTATGCTTAGGGAAGGGACGGAAAGAATTGCAAACTCTTTTAAGAATGCAGACAGTGGTATATTGGTTGTGTGGATGGATTTTTTGTTACATGATGAATTTGGGTTGAACAGTATGATTGGGAATTGTAGTCTGACCTTATTCTTATTATTGTTGTCAGATGGCAAGTGAACAATATGACACTGTTTGTAAAGTTGATGAGCCCACCACAAGTGCTCATTATGATAATTCTTCAAACCAAGGTGGCTCTACCACAAGTGGGCTTGTTTGTGATCCAAGTATAGATAGTGAAAGCAATGAAGTTTGCAAACCTAATGACGCTGCCAGTAACACACATAATATTCCATATATTTATCGGCAAGATGTTGTGAAGAGCAATCGCAGCAGTATGATTGGGATAGTGACTGAAGTTGCTGGTGACACAGATTCGGATAGCAGCATCACTGATGATGAGGATGACGACGGTGATGACGGTGATGACGGcgatgatgatggtggtggtgaaaATGAGGAAGAAGGTGGTGATGGAAATGGCAATGGCAATGGCAATGGTGATGGCGATTGGAATAGAGGTGGTGGTAAGAGTACTTCTCTTCCAGCAGACCAGCTTCGAGTACTTTGGATGGATGAAACTGAGTTGGCCGAGAATGTTAATGATGTAACGGTTCTTGATCGTGGATTCTTACATGGGGATTATGTTGCTGCTTCTTCGGATCCAACTGGGCAAGTGGGTGTTGTGGTGGATGTGAATATCTATGTTGATTTGTTAGCTCCTGATCGATCCATCATAAAATATGTTTCATCCAAAGACTTGAAACGCATAAGGGATTTCACTGTGGGTGACTATGTGGTCCTTGGTCCTTGGCTAGGTAGAATTGATGATGTTTTAGATAATGTGACTGTGTTGTTTGATGATGGTTCTGTGTGTAAAGTTCCAAAAGCTGAGCCACTGCGTCTAAAACCAATTTCAAAGAATATCCTTGAAGATGGTCATTTTCCTTACTATCCTGGCCAGCGCGTAAGAGCCAGTTCTTCATCAGTTTTCAAGAATTCCAGGTGGCTATCGGGCTTGTGGAAAGCTAATCGGTTGGAAGGTACTGTTACAAAGGTTACAGTTGGATcagtatttatttattggatAGCATCTGCTGGCTATGGACCAGATTCTTCGACTGCTCCCGCTGAAGAGCAGAGTCCAAAGAACTTAAAACTCTTGTCTTGTTTTGCACATGCCAATTGGAAATTGGGTGACTGGTGTCTTCTTCCCTCATCGGCACTTTCATCCTCCGTTCGGTCAGACAATGGATTACCAAAATCAGAACTTCATGATTCGATCAACAGCGAATTAGATTCTACTCAAATGGGAAGCGGGTGTGATTCTGAAGAGGTTTCATTGGAGGAatcaaatgaaaataatgaaTCCATGGATCTTGACCCTGTTGCTGCTGTGGATGGAAGTGATAGAAATGTTCAAGTTGATGAGCCTGAGTTTAGCTCTTGTGGTAGTTCATTGTCAGTTTCTAAGGATCCTGTCCATGAATCTTTGCCTCTTCATCGCAAGAAGATCCGAAAAGTTGTGGTTAGGAGGGACAAGAAAGCTCGAAGGAAAGAGGAAAGTTTTGAAAGAGCCCTTTCAATTGTCAATACTAGGACAAAGGTTGATGTGGCATGGCAGGATGGAACAACAGGATGTGGGCTGGATTCAACGAGTTTGATTCCAATTGATAGTCCAGGTGATCATGAATTTGTTGCCGAGCAGTATGTCGTGGAGAAGGCCtctgatgatggtgatgatgctGGTGAAGGCAGGCGTGTCGGGGTTGTGAAAAGTGTTAATGCCAAGGAGCGAACAGCTTGTGTGAGGTGGTTAAAGCCGGTTGCCCGGGCAGAAGATCCTCGAGAGTTTGACAAGGAGGAAGTAGTAAGCGTGTATGAGTTGGAGGGACATTCGGATTATGATTACTGCTATGGGGATGTTGTTGTTCGGTTGTCTCCAGTTTCTATTTCTGTAGAAACAGCTAATTGTGTGGATTCTATTGAGGAACCGAAACAGCAAAATGGACCAAATGAGGTGAAACGGGATATGAAAAAGCGCTCAGGGGGTAAAAAAGTGGATGATGCATCTGGAAATAAAGCTTCTGATGGCTTCTCAGATCTCTCTTGGGTTGGGCATATAACTGGCCTTAGGAATGGTGATATTGAAGTTACATGGGCTGATGGGATGGTTTCAACGGTATATTACCTGCCTAATAATACTATttccttcttcattttttttctttatgaatgaaaaagaaacttaAATAGTCTGTTTCCTCTAGTCTTGTATCTAACACTATGCTTGATCAGTGACTTCGATTTAATAAATCTATAACATAACTACTGCACATTTTTTACCTCCCTTTGCCATCATAGAAGGGAAATAATAAAGGTTATTTTATCCCAGATTTGAATGATATTATTTATGTAAATTAGAGGTGAAAATATCTGGTAGCTACATAAAATGTCTAAGTCTGAACAAATGGGGTGTTAATTATGTTACATAAACCTCAAGAGAGTATCAGAGATAAGTGTAGAAGCCTCATGCGAGGTGTCTCAAATGGTCTGTTTGTTGCTTGATAGATGGAGGGGGGATAATGTAATTTCTAACGACTGTTTGGGTCGGAGATAAAATTGTTGTGATATTGTAACTTTatcttctttgttttatttgcttaGCCATAACTAGCAGCTTAAAGTGGGAATCATTTCATAGTGCACTGCACTCATACATTCCATCATACGATGGTTTTGGAATTATTTCCTTTCCCCTTCTTGCGGAAGAGTTCTCACGGtggttgatttaattatttgaatattttgtgtGCTGTTAGGTTGGACCTCAAGCAATATACGTTGTTGGtcgagatgatgatgatgaatcaATTGCTGCTGGGAGTGAAGTTAGTGACGATGCTGCTAGTTGGGAAACGGTTAATGATGATGAGATGGACACCCTTGAGAATGCTCAAGAGGTTTGTTTCTGTTCAGAACATTAGTATGCATGTCATTCAACTTTGTTTACTGTCTGTTAGAAAGGTCTGGCAAAGAAACTAGTATCTGCGATTCTCATGCTGGGATGGGACTTGTTATTCAAAAGGACATCTAGATCAGGATTCACAAAAAGGGATTTGGCAAAATTGTACCATGGCCATTCCTGTCCTAACTTTGATAATGCTACTTGGTGATCTTCAAGATCTTAACTACTgacattcattttaaatgaattttttagaGTAATAGATTGGATGGTTGAGTacatattaggaaaaaaatctcaattcttATTCGGAGGTGGGAATATCATATAGTCCATTCCTCCTCTAGATGATTGCCACATATACATAATTGGATTCTATTCTTCTGCCATGCATGCATATACACTGTAGTGCATGTCATCTATTTTGTTGAATGAGTGAATGATGCAAGTCAATGATGTTCAGGAAGATGGGTTGCAGAATGCCAACTACATAAATTCTGACCCAGAAGAAAGTGGAGAGAATTCTGGCAGAAATTCAGCACTGGCAGTTCCCTTGGCTGCATTTCGGTTTGTTACAAGACTGGCCACTGGAATGTTCTCACGAGCACAAAAGAATTTAGATCCAAGCTGTTTGGATTCCAAAGTTGAAAATGAGCTTGAATCCCAGCAGATGACAAAAATTTCTGAGGGAAAAGATTCTAGTGATGAGTCTAGCTCTCAGAAATCAAAATTCACTGATTGTTGTGGTAGGGAAACTAAAGAAGAGGTTGTCCCTGAGGCCCAAGAATTGCTTGAAGCAGCGGAAGCTTTATGCAACTTGAGGACTGAAGAATCAAATGCTCCAGCATGTTCAGGGGGTGACACTTGCAGTTTCAAACACTTCGATATAGCTAAAGATCCCTTGGACCATTATTTCCTTGGTGCATATGGACAGGTAAatgcctttttaattttttctattggGTCTCATCCTTGATATCTGGAATATGTTACAATGTTATTTCAGTTCATTCTATTGGCATTGTGGTAAAACTTCCTTATTTTAGTCGGATCTTACATGCATCATCTTCAAATGTGCATGGATacatttttgataagtaaatcaaTCTCAATAAATAGCGCAAAGAGACGCAACCCAAGCACACAGGATGTATACAAGAGATACCCCCAActaaggagaaaaagaagaacataagtccaaaaattcagtaaaactaaaaaagtggGGAATATTGTACGCTGCCATCCAAAAACCTCTTTATTCCGTCTTTTCAGATCCGTTTTTAAGTCTTTCAATTTGCGCACAAGAGTGAAGCTAGGGGAGCCCTGAAAACTATAGGACATCCACCATTGTTTCAAGATAAATGCTACAGTCACTCCTAAGTCCATACTTCCAAGTGTACATTCCTTGATGTAGTAgtgaaaatcatcattagattttaGATGAACCACCATTAGCTTTTTAATCCAATGTTGATTTTCACCACCGTGTCGAGGAGTGCGCACTTGGGAGTATGGACTTAAGAGTGTATGtagtagcatttctcttgtttCAATTGTTCCACAAATCCCTCTGACTTCAACCATgtattctcaaacttaaaatattGACTGCTCCT from Corylus avellana chromosome ca1, CavTom2PMs-1.0 encodes the following:
- the LOC132181605 gene encoding probable ubiquitin-conjugating enzyme E2 23 isoform X1; this encodes MQTVMASEQYDTVCKVDEPTTSAHYDNSSNQGGSTTSGLVCDPSIDSESNEVCKPNDAASNTHNIPYIYRQDVVKSNRSSMIGIVTEVAGDTDSDSSITDDEDDDGDDGDDGDDDGGGENEEEGGDGNGNGNGNGDGDWNRGGGKSTSLPADQLRVLWMDETELAENVNDVTVLDRGFLHGDYVAASSDPTGQVGVVVDVNIYVDLLAPDRSIIKYVSSKDLKRIRDFTVGDYVVLGPWLGRIDDVLDNVTVLFDDGSVCKVPKAEPLRLKPISKNILEDGHFPYYPGQRVRASSSSVFKNSRWLSGLWKANRLEGTVTKVTVGSVFIYWIASAGYGPDSSTAPAEEQSPKNLKLLSCFAHANWKLGDWCLLPSSALSSSVRSDNGLPKSELHDSINSELDSTQMGSGCDSEEVSLEESNENNESMDLDPVAAVDGSDRNVQVDEPEFSSCGSSLSVSKDPVHESLPLHRKKIRKVVVRRDKKARRKEESFERALSIVNTRTKVDVAWQDGTTGCGLDSTSLIPIDSPGDHEFVAEQYVVEKASDDGDDAGEGRRVGVVKSVNAKERTACVRWLKPVARAEDPREFDKEEVVSVYELEGHSDYDYCYGDVVVRLSPVSISVETANCVDSIEEPKQQNGPNEVKRDMKKRSGGKKVDDASGNKASDGFSDLSWVGHITGLRNGDIEVTWADGMVSTVGPQAIYVVGRDDDDESIAAGSEVSDDAASWETVNDDEMDTLENAQEEDGLQNANYINSDPEESGENSGRNSALAVPLAAFRFVTRLATGMFSRAQKNLDPSCLDSKVENELESQQMTKISEGKDSSDESSSQKSKFTDCCGRETKEEVVPEAQELLEAAEALCNLRTEESNAPACSGGDTCSFKHFDIAKDPLDHYFLGAYGQNNNGRRWFKKVQQDWSILQNNLPDTIYVRVYEDRMDLFRAVIVGAYGTPYQDGLFFFDFHLPPEYPDVPPTAYYHSGGWRINPNLYEEGKVCLSLLNTWTGKGNEVWDPKSSSILQVLVSLQGLVLNSKPYFNEAGYDKQIGTAEGEKNSLSYNENTFLLNCKTMMYLMRKLPKDFEELVKDHFRKRGYYILKACDAYMKGYLIGSLTEDASVSDKSNSSSTSVGFKLMLAKIVPKLFLALNAVGADCQEFKHLQQS
- the LOC132181605 gene encoding probable ubiquitin-conjugating enzyme E2 23 isoform X2, giving the protein MASEQYDTVCKVDEPTTSAHYDNSSNQGGSTTSGLVCDPSIDSESNEVCKPNDAASNTHNIPYIYRQDVVKSNRSSMIGIVTEVAGDTDSDSSITDDEDDDGDDGDDGDDDGGGENEEEGGDGNGNGNGNGDGDWNRGGGKSTSLPADQLRVLWMDETELAENVNDVTVLDRGFLHGDYVAASSDPTGQVGVVVDVNIYVDLLAPDRSIIKYVSSKDLKRIRDFTVGDYVVLGPWLGRIDDVLDNVTVLFDDGSVCKVPKAEPLRLKPISKNILEDGHFPYYPGQRVRASSSSVFKNSRWLSGLWKANRLEGTVTKVTVGSVFIYWIASAGYGPDSSTAPAEEQSPKNLKLLSCFAHANWKLGDWCLLPSSALSSSVRSDNGLPKSELHDSINSELDSTQMGSGCDSEEVSLEESNENNESMDLDPVAAVDGSDRNVQVDEPEFSSCGSSLSVSKDPVHESLPLHRKKIRKVVVRRDKKARRKEESFERALSIVNTRTKVDVAWQDGTTGCGLDSTSLIPIDSPGDHEFVAEQYVVEKASDDGDDAGEGRRVGVVKSVNAKERTACVRWLKPVARAEDPREFDKEEVVSVYELEGHSDYDYCYGDVVVRLSPVSISVETANCVDSIEEPKQQNGPNEVKRDMKKRSGGKKVDDASGNKASDGFSDLSWVGHITGLRNGDIEVTWADGMVSTVGPQAIYVVGRDDDDESIAAGSEVSDDAASWETVNDDEMDTLENAQEEDGLQNANYINSDPEESGENSGRNSALAVPLAAFRFVTRLATGMFSRAQKNLDPSCLDSKVENELESQQMTKISEGKDSSDESSSQKSKFTDCCGRETKEEVVPEAQELLEAAEALCNLRTEESNAPACSGGDTCSFKHFDIAKDPLDHYFLGAYGQNNNGRRWFKKVQQDWSILQNNLPDTIYVRVYEDRMDLFRAVIVGAYGTPYQDGLFFFDFHLPPEYPDVPPTAYYHSGGWRINPNLYEEGKVCLSLLNTWTGKGNEVWDPKSSSILQVLVSLQGLVLNSKPYFNEAGYDKQIGTAEGEKNSLSYNENTFLLNCKTMMYLMRKLPKDFEELVKDHFRKRGYYILKACDAYMKGYLIGSLTEDASVSDKSNSSSTSVGFKLMLAKIVPKLFLALNAVGADCQEFKHLQQS